The following are from one region of the Streptomyces decoyicus genome:
- a CDS encoding response regulator transcription factor produces the protein MPRVLLIEDDAAVRDGVSLALRRRGHEVAAAASGEEGLELLPGFRPDIVLLDLMLPGKDGFEVCRLIRTERQLPIIMLTARGEDLDVVLGLEAGADDYIIKPARGEVLEARMRAVLRRTALPADGTPAAAEPGPAPVESYGELAIDRAGLVVGKGGKDLALAPSEMKLLLFLSATPGQVFSRQQLLEHVWEHSYHGDARLVDACVMRLRTKIEDTPRSPRYVQTVRGFGYRFGPL, from the coding sequence ATGCCACGTGTACTTCTGATCGAGGACGACGCCGCCGTACGGGACGGAGTGTCCCTGGCCCTACGGCGGCGCGGCCACGAAGTGGCGGCCGCGGCCAGCGGTGAGGAGGGGCTGGAGCTCCTGCCGGGCTTCCGCCCCGACATCGTGCTGCTGGATCTGATGCTCCCCGGCAAGGACGGCTTCGAGGTCTGCCGGCTGATCCGTACGGAACGGCAGCTGCCGATCATCATGCTCACCGCCCGTGGCGAAGACCTGGATGTGGTGCTCGGGCTGGAGGCCGGGGCCGACGACTACATCATCAAGCCGGCCCGCGGTGAGGTCCTCGAAGCACGTATGCGCGCGGTGCTGCGCCGCACGGCGCTGCCCGCCGACGGCACTCCGGCCGCCGCGGAGCCGGGCCCCGCCCCGGTCGAGAGCTACGGCGAACTGGCCATAGACCGCGCCGGTCTGGTCGTCGGCAAGGGCGGCAAGGATCTGGCGCTGGCCCCCTCGGAGATGAAGCTGCTGCTGTTCCTGTCCGCCACTCCCGGGCAGGTCTTCAGCCGCCAGCAGCTGCTGGAGCATGTGTGGGAGCACAGCTACCACGGCGATGCGCGGCTGGTCGACGCCTGTGTCATGCGGCTGCGGACGAAGATAGAGGACACCCCGCGCAGCCCCCGTTACGTCCAGACCGTGCGCGGCTTCGGCTATCGCTTCGGGCCCCTGTGA
- a CDS encoding ATP-binding protein, whose translation MKRFAGRVPALPLLGPGNPQLLRGLRARLVVGFLVVAALSALTTALLTYQEARNAILQRSQDIAVNDLRAQVNSLAPELPVPPSRADLDSLRVQLERSGKSRDWDISVRYSGVRDTDEGDLRGSVVVPAGLKESVEKRHVPAFQRVDRSGDPWLLIGMPVRQSDGRASALSVYAQLPLSAEESNVEALVSAAQRGALPVLVLTVVLALLAARGVLRPVRGLRQAAGRIAEGKLDTRLEVKGADEIADLSRTFNDMAARLEESMAELRRLESNSRRFAADVSHELRTPLAAMAAVTDVLDEDADSLDPDTASAVRLISQETGKLARMVEDLMEVSRFDAGAAALHLDEVDVAETIRKTLQARAWQKRVSADLPANVRAGLDPRRLDVVVANLVGNALHHGGEPVRVRLYAPEPGADRLLIEISDSGPGIDPEVLPHVFDRFYKADSARARSEGSGLGLAIALENVRLHGGSVRAANAPEGGAVFTVDLPLRHEEAGEPADDGCSGPPDDAWAADDAGTAGERTADDDRGGTRSEAGKETHA comes from the coding sequence GTGAAGCGCTTCGCCGGCCGGGTGCCGGCCCTGCCCCTTCTGGGGCCGGGGAACCCCCAGCTGCTACGGGGCCTGCGGGCCCGGCTCGTCGTGGGGTTCCTGGTGGTGGCCGCCCTCAGCGCACTGACCACCGCGCTGCTGACCTATCAGGAGGCCCGTAACGCCATACTCCAGCGCTCCCAGGACATCGCCGTCAACGATCTGCGGGCGCAGGTCAATTCGCTGGCGCCGGAACTCCCGGTGCCGCCGTCCCGGGCGGATCTGGACTCCCTGCGGGTCCAGCTGGAGCGCTCCGGAAAGTCCCGGGACTGGGACATTTCGGTACGTTACAGCGGCGTACGGGACACCGACGAAGGCGACCTGCGGGGCAGCGTCGTGGTACCGGCCGGCCTCAAGGAGTCGGTGGAGAAGCGTCATGTGCCGGCCTTCCAGCGCGTGGACCGCAGCGGGGACCCCTGGCTGCTGATCGGGATGCCGGTACGGCAGTCCGACGGCCGGGCCTCCGCGCTGTCCGTCTATGCCCAGCTCCCGCTGAGCGCCGAGGAGTCCAATGTCGAGGCGCTGGTGAGCGCCGCCCAGCGGGGCGCGTTGCCGGTGCTGGTGCTGACCGTGGTCCTGGCGCTGCTCGCCGCGCGCGGTGTGCTGCGGCCCGTACGGGGCCTGCGGCAGGCCGCCGGGCGGATCGCCGAGGGCAAGCTGGACACCCGGCTGGAGGTCAAGGGCGCCGATGAGATCGCGGATCTGTCCCGGACGTTCAACGACATGGCGGCCCGGCTGGAGGAGAGCATGGCCGAGCTGCGCCGCCTGGAGTCCAACTCCCGCCGGTTCGCCGCCGATGTCTCCCACGAGCTGCGGACACCGCTGGCGGCGATGGCCGCGGTCACCGATGTGCTCGACGAGGACGCCGACTCCCTCGACCCCGACACCGCCTCCGCGGTCCGGCTGATCAGCCAGGAGACCGGGAAGCTGGCGCGGATGGTGGAGGATTTGATGGAGGTGTCACGGTTCGACGCGGGCGCCGCGGCGCTCCATCTGGACGAGGTGGACGTCGCCGAGACCATCCGCAAGACCCTTCAGGCCAGGGCCTGGCAGAAGCGGGTGTCGGCGGACCTGCCGGCGAACGTACGGGCCGGGCTCGATCCACGGCGGCTCGATGTGGTCGTCGCCAACCTGGTCGGCAACGCCCTGCACCACGGCGGCGAGCCGGTCCGGGTACGGCTGTACGCGCCGGAGCCGGGCGCGGACCGGCTGCTGATCGAGATCTCCGACAGCGGCCCCGGCATCGACCCCGAGGTCCTGCCGCATGTCTTCGACCGCTTCTACAAGGCGGACTCCGCCCGCGCCCGCTCGGAGGGCAGCGGCCTGGGCCTGGCCATCGCGCTGGAGAACGTACGGCTGCACGGCGGCTCCGTGCGCGCCGCCAACGCCCCCGAGGGCGGCGCGGTGTTCACGGTCGATCTGCCGCTGCGCCACGAGGAGGCGGGCGAGCCGGCGGACGACGGGTGCTCCGGCCCGCCGGACGACGCCTGGGCGGCCGACGACGCAGGGACGGCCGGGGAGCGGACCGCGGACGACGACCGGGGCGGCACCCGCTCCGAAGCCGGGAAAGAGACCCACGCATGA
- the meaB gene encoding methylmalonyl Co-A mutase-associated GTPase MeaB, translating into MPARIDVERYAEGVRAGSRAWIARAVTLVESTRPDHRAAAQRLLIELLPYSGSARRVGISGVPGVGKSTFIDALGSLLTGAGHRVAVLAVDPSSSRTGGSILGDKTRMERLATDPAAFVRPSPTSGTLGGVARATRESIVVMEAAGYDVVLVETVGVGQSETTVAGMVDTFLLLTLARTGDQLQGIKKGVLELADLVSVNKADGPHERDARSAARELAGALRLLQPADAAWTPPVLTCSARENTGLKGLWERVEQHRTLLESTGALAERRRAQQVDWTWSMVRERLIDRLQEHPEVRRLGPDVERAVRDGELTATLAAERLLEAFGLGDGPAGEA; encoded by the coding sequence ATGCCTGCGAGGATCGATGTCGAACGGTATGCCGAAGGTGTCCGCGCGGGCTCCCGGGCCTGGATCGCCCGCGCCGTCACCCTGGTCGAGTCCACCCGGCCCGACCACCGGGCGGCGGCCCAGCGGTTGTTGATCGAGCTGCTGCCGTACTCCGGCTCGGCCCGAAGAGTGGGCATCAGCGGAGTGCCCGGCGTCGGCAAGTCGACCTTCATCGACGCGCTCGGTTCCCTGCTGACCGGCGCAGGGCACCGGGTGGCGGTGCTCGCCGTGGACCCGTCCTCCAGCCGAACCGGCGGTTCCATCCTGGGTGACAAGACCCGGATGGAGCGGCTGGCGACGGACCCGGCGGCGTTCGTCCGCCCCTCCCCCACGTCCGGCACGCTGGGCGGGGTGGCGCGGGCCACCCGGGAATCCATCGTGGTGATGGAGGCCGCGGGCTATGACGTGGTCCTGGTGGAGACGGTCGGCGTCGGCCAGTCCGAGACCACCGTCGCGGGCATGGTCGACACCTTTCTGCTGCTGACCCTGGCGCGCACCGGCGACCAGCTCCAGGGCATCAAGAAGGGCGTGCTGGAGCTGGCGGACCTGGTCTCCGTCAACAAGGCCGACGGCCCGCACGAGCGCGACGCCCGCTCCGCGGCCCGTGAACTGGCCGGTGCGCTACGGCTGTTGCAGCCCGCGGACGCGGCCTGGACACCCCCCGTGCTGACCTGTAGCGCCCGCGAGAACACCGGCCTGAAGGGGCTCTGGGAGCGGGTCGAGCAACATCGCACCCTCCTGGAGTCCACCGGGGCGCTGGCCGAACGGCGCCGTGCCCAGCAGGTCGACTGGACCTGGTCGATGGTGCGCGAGCGGCTGATCGACCGCCTCCAGGAACACCCCGAGGTGCGCCGGCTGGGTCCCGATGTCGAACGTGCCGTGCGCGACGGCGAGCTCACCGCGACCCTGGCGGCCGAGCGGCTGCTGGAGGCGTTCGGCCTGGGGGACGGGCCGGCGGGCGAGGCCTAG
- a CDS encoding methylmalonyl-CoA mutase family protein, protein MTAESPELPLAAAFPDADREQWQRLVEGVLRKSGVTEATGAAAEDALATDLQDGIRIRPLYTAEDGTAALGHPGFPPFVRAGRPEGTSVAGWDVRQRHVHTDPRRANESVLADLENGVTSVWLTVGDGGVPVEGLEQTLDGVYLDLAAVVLDAGADFAPAAEELLRLYTASGAPLSEVTGCLGADPLGLLARTGDDAKLRLQLESAARLAARCTAEAPGIRALAVDALPYHEAGGSAAEELGISLATGVAYLRQLTEAGLGIDDACRQLEFRYAASADQFLTIAKLRAARRLWARVAEVCGASPAAAAQRQHAVTSTVMMTRRDPWVNMLRTTVAGLSAGVGGADAVTVLPFDAALGTPDAFARRIARNTQSVLLEESHLSKVIDPAGGSWYVESLTGELARAAWAWFQEIEGADGQAASLRSGMIAGRLARTWERRTEDLARRREPITGVSEFPHLAEPPVHREPAPTPIGGGLPRVRRDDAYERLRSRSDDHLAANGARPKVFLAALGPVAAHTARVAFAANLFQAGGIETVAEPAPVDAESVAEAFARSGARIACLCSSDAVYGEQAAAVAAALKSAGALRVHLAGKPGERREEFVAAGVDSFVFAGCDAVEVLSSALDVMEVA, encoded by the coding sequence ATGACCGCCGAGTCCCCCGAACTCCCCCTGGCCGCCGCCTTCCCCGATGCCGATCGAGAGCAGTGGCAGCGCCTCGTTGAAGGCGTGCTGCGCAAATCGGGCGTCACCGAGGCGACGGGCGCCGCCGCCGAGGACGCCCTCGCCACCGATCTGCAGGACGGCATCCGCATCCGCCCGCTCTACACCGCCGAGGACGGCACGGCCGCCCTGGGCCATCCGGGCTTCCCGCCGTTCGTACGGGCCGGCCGGCCCGAGGGCACGTCCGTCGCCGGGTGGGACGTACGCCAGCGCCATGTCCACACCGATCCGCGGCGCGCCAATGAATCGGTGCTGGCCGATCTGGAGAACGGCGTCACCTCGGTCTGGCTGACCGTCGGCGACGGCGGGGTGCCGGTGGAGGGTCTGGAGCAGACGCTCGACGGCGTCTATCTGGACCTGGCCGCGGTGGTACTGGACGCCGGCGCCGATTTCGCGCCCGCCGCCGAGGAGTTGCTGCGGCTGTACACCGCGTCCGGCGCACCGCTGAGCGAGGTGACCGGATGCCTGGGCGCCGACCCCCTCGGCCTGCTGGCCCGTACGGGTGACGACGCCAAGCTGCGCCTTCAGCTGGAGTCGGCCGCCCGGCTGGCCGCACGCTGCACCGCCGAGGCGCCCGGCATCCGGGCGCTGGCCGTCGACGCGCTGCCGTACCACGAGGCGGGCGGCTCGGCCGCCGAGGAGCTGGGCATCTCGCTGGCCACCGGCGTCGCCTATCTGCGGCAGCTGACGGAAGCCGGCCTCGGTATCGACGACGCCTGCCGGCAGCTGGAGTTCCGCTACGCCGCCTCCGCCGACCAGTTCCTGACGATCGCCAAGCTCCGCGCGGCCCGTCGGCTGTGGGCCCGGGTCGCCGAGGTCTGCGGGGCCTCGCCCGCCGCGGCGGCACAGCGCCAGCACGCGGTCACCTCCACGGTCATGATGACCCGTCGGGACCCGTGGGTGAACATGCTGCGCACCACGGTCGCCGGGCTGTCCGCGGGCGTGGGCGGCGCGGATGCGGTGACGGTGCTGCCGTTCGATGCCGCCCTGGGCACGCCCGATGCGTTCGCCCGCCGGATCGCCCGGAACACCCAGTCCGTGCTGCTGGAGGAGTCGCACCTGTCGAAGGTGATCGACCCGGCAGGCGGCTCCTGGTACGTGGAGAGCCTCACCGGCGAGCTGGCCCGTGCGGCCTGGGCCTGGTTCCAGGAGATCGAGGGCGCGGACGGCCAGGCCGCCTCGCTGCGCTCCGGGATGATCGCCGGCCGGCTGGCCCGCACCTGGGAGCGCCGCACCGAAGACCTCGCCCGCCGCCGTGAACCGATCACCGGTGTCAGCGAGTTCCCCCATCTCGCCGAGCCGCCCGTACACCGCGAGCCGGCACCCACGCCGATCGGCGGCGGGCTGCCGCGGGTACGCAGGGACGATGCGTACGAGCGGCTGCGGTCGCGCTCCGATGACCACCTGGCGGCGAACGGGGCCCGCCCGAAGGTCTTTCTGGCCGCGCTGGGCCCGGTGGCGGCCCACACCGCGCGGGTGGCGTTCGCCGCCAACCTGTTCCAGGCGGGCGGCATCGAGACGGTCGCGGAGCCCGCGCCGGTGGATGCGGAGTCGGTGGCCGAGGCGTTCGCCCGCAGTGGCGCGCGGATCGCCTGTCTGTGTTCGAGCGACGCGGTGTACGGCGAGCAGGCGGCGGCCGTGGCGGCCGCGCTGAAGTCGGCGGGGGCGCTGCGGGTGCACCTGGCCGGCAAGCCGGGTGAGCGCCGCGAGGAATTCGTAGCGGCCGGTGTGGACTCCTTTGTCTTCGCGGGCTGCGACGCGGTCGAGGTGCTGTCCTCGGCCCTGGATGTCATGGAGGTGGCGTGA
- the scpA gene encoding methylmalonyl-CoA mutase, which yields MNDTTQQAGAIPDFSTVELGAPVTADAAVDTGEWAAAVAQSTGKGVADLTWETPEGIDVKPLYTDEDLDGLDFLGTYPGITPYLRGPYPTMYVNQPWTIRQYAGFSTAEESNAFYRRNLAAGQKGLSVAFDLPTHRGYDSDHPRVTGDVGMAGVAIDSIYDMRQLFEGIPLDKMTVSMTMNGAVLPVLALYIVAAEEQGVPPEKLAGTIQNDILKEFMVRNTYIYPPQPSMRIISDIFAYTSQKMPRYNSISISGYHIQEAGATADLELAYTLADGVEYLRAGMAAGMDVDSFAPRLSFFWAIGMNFFMEVAKLRAARLLWARLVQRFDPKNPKSLSLRTHSQTSGWSLTAQDVFNNVTRTCVEAMAATQGHTQSLHTNALDEALALPTDFSARIARNTQLFLQQESGTCRVIDPWGGSAYVEKLTHDLAQRAWQHIEEVEAAGGMAKAIDAGIPKLRVEEAAARTQARIDSGRQALIGVNKYRVETDEEIEVLKVDNTSVRAQQIEKLKRLRAERDEDACRTALEALTAAAKSGPGEGLEGNLLALAVDAARAMATVGEISDALESVYGRHSGQIRTISGVYRDEAGPSSGVERTRALVAEFERAEGRRPRILVAKMGQDGHDRGQKVIATAFADLGFDVDVGPLFQTPAEVARQAVEADVHIVGVSSLAAGHLTLVPALKEALAAEEREDITIVVGGVIPPQDVQPLRDMGAAAVFLPGTVIPEAAHDLVRDLASVLGHEL from the coding sequence ATGAACGACACGACACAACAAGCGGGCGCCATCCCGGACTTCAGCACGGTCGAGCTGGGCGCCCCGGTCACGGCGGACGCCGCCGTTGACACCGGGGAGTGGGCCGCGGCCGTGGCACAGTCCACCGGCAAGGGCGTGGCGGACCTGACGTGGGAGACGCCGGAGGGCATCGACGTCAAGCCGCTGTACACCGACGAGGATCTCGACGGTCTGGACTTCCTGGGGACGTATCCGGGGATCACGCCGTATCTGCGCGGCCCGTACCCGACGATGTACGTCAACCAGCCCTGGACGATCCGGCAGTACGCCGGTTTCTCCACCGCCGAGGAGTCCAACGCCTTCTACCGGCGCAATCTCGCGGCCGGCCAGAAGGGCCTGTCGGTCGCCTTCGACCTGCCCACGCACCGCGGCTACGACAGCGACCACCCACGGGTGACCGGCGATGTCGGCATGGCGGGCGTCGCGATCGACTCCATCTACGACATGCGGCAGCTCTTCGAGGGCATCCCGCTGGACAAGATGACCGTGTCGATGACGATGAACGGCGCGGTGCTTCCGGTGCTGGCGCTGTACATCGTGGCCGCCGAGGAACAGGGCGTACCGCCCGAGAAGCTGGCCGGGACCATCCAGAACGACATCCTCAAGGAGTTCATGGTCCGCAACACCTACATCTACCCCCCGCAGCCCTCGATGCGGATCATCTCCGACATCTTCGCGTACACCTCGCAGAAGATGCCGCGCTACAACTCCATCTCGATCTCCGGCTACCACATACAAGAGGCGGGCGCGACGGCCGACCTGGAGCTGGCGTACACCCTCGCGGACGGGGTGGAGTACCTGCGCGCGGGTATGGCGGCGGGCATGGACGTGGACTCCTTCGCGCCGCGGCTGTCGTTCTTCTGGGCGATCGGCATGAACTTCTTCATGGAGGTCGCCAAGCTGCGGGCGGCCCGGCTGCTGTGGGCGCGGCTGGTCCAGCGCTTCGACCCGAAGAACCCCAAGTCCCTCTCCCTGCGCACCCATTCGCAGACCTCCGGCTGGTCGCTGACCGCGCAGGACGTGTTCAACAACGTCACGCGGACCTGTGTGGAGGCGATGGCGGCGACGCAGGGCCACACCCAGTCCCTGCACACGAACGCGCTCGACGAGGCGCTCGCCCTGCCCACCGACTTCTCCGCCCGGATCGCCCGTAACACCCAGCTCTTCCTCCAGCAGGAGTCGGGCACCTGCCGGGTCATCGACCCGTGGGGAGGCAGCGCCTACGTCGAGAAGCTCACCCACGATCTGGCGCAGCGGGCCTGGCAGCACATCGAGGAGGTCGAGGCCGCCGGCGGGATGGCCAAGGCCATCGACGCGGGCATCCCCAAGCTGCGCGTCGAGGAGGCCGCGGCGCGTACCCAGGCGCGGATCGACTCGGGGCGGCAGGCGCTGATCGGCGTCAACAAGTACCGGGTGGAGACCGACGAGGAGATCGAGGTCCTCAAGGTCGACAACACGTCGGTGCGCGCCCAGCAGATCGAGAAGCTCAAGCGGCTGCGGGCCGAGCGCGACGAGGACGCCTGCCGGACGGCGCTGGAGGCGCTGACGGCGGCGGCCAAGTCCGGTCCCGGCGAGGGGCTGGAGGGCAATCTGCTGGCGCTGGCGGTCGACGCGGCCCGTGCCATGGCGACGGTCGGCGAGATCTCGGACGCCCTGGAGTCGGTCTACGGGCGGCACTCCGGCCAGATCCGTACGATCTCCGGTGTGTACCGAGACGAAGCGGGCCCCTCCTCCGGTGTCGAGCGCACCCGGGCGCTGGTGGCCGAGTTCGAGCGCGCCGAGGGCCGCCGGCCGCGCATCCTGGTGGCCAAGATGGGCCAGGACGGCCATGACCGCGGCCAGAAGGTGATCGCCACGGCCTTCGCCGACCTGGGCTTCGACGTCGATGTCGGCCCGCTGTTCCAGACCCCGGCCGAGGTGGCACGCCAGGCGGTGGAGGCGGACGTCCACATCGTCGGGGTGTCCTCGCTGGCGGCCGGGCATCTGACGTTGGTGCCCGCGCTCAAGGAGGCGCTGGCCGCGGAGGAGCGGGAGGACATCACGATCGTGGTGGGCGGGGTGATCCCGCCGCAGGATGTGCAGCCGCTGCGCGACATGGGTGCCGCCGCGGTCTTCCTGCCCGGCACGGTCATCCCCGAGGCCGCCCACGATCTGGTGCGGGACCTGGCATCGGTCCTGGGCCACGAGCTGTGA
- a CDS encoding DUF4185 domain-containing protein, whose protein sequence is MSKGPMIRAAAVAALLLAVAPLWGLPLAAPSGRVADCTGRRIASWSVDSGHTAEFARYGDDNARTDDWTGGDGTHSVRLPDGRTLWLFSDTFLDRIQPPPDPQGQKHRWRTADTGGVPLLRHNSAVVMSRSGRPAHTLTGGTAAAPGPFFPDPPGGGWRWPVRASVEPRTPGAHEKVVRVLLWNRAPGTGPWIFGVPHATEVATLSLPALRLEGITETVGPASVADPGRRVLYGAAVVRDGGWTYVFGSDDPPSSPASSAFLARVPAGRLADRGSWRFREGAHWRRQAGRAGPVLRAGGRRGVGSTFTVVRDGPAWVLITMDTGGDGAAGMRAITSYWSCSPHGPWHGPNGRLTPPRPPAPDPQHVVVYNPQIHPEFTANGEFLLSYDINWLGPPGVPADPRVNGDVDLYRPRFLRARMGPAGR, encoded by the coding sequence ATGTCCAAGGGGCCGATGATCCGCGCCGCGGCCGTCGCCGCCCTGCTTCTCGCCGTCGCGCCCCTGTGGGGGCTGCCGCTAGCGGCTCCCTCCGGCCGAGTCGCGGACTGCACCGGGCGCCGGATCGCCTCCTGGTCCGTAGATTCCGGGCATACCGCGGAATTCGCTCGTTATGGCGATGACAACGCCCGTACGGATGACTGGACCGGCGGTGACGGCACTCACTCGGTGCGCCTGCCCGACGGCCGCACCCTCTGGCTCTTCTCCGACACCTTCCTCGACCGGATCCAGCCGCCGCCCGACCCACAGGGGCAGAAGCACCGTTGGCGCACCGCCGACACCGGTGGCGTCCCGCTGTTGCGGCACAACTCCGCCGTGGTGATGTCCCGTTCGGGCCGGCCGGCGCACACCCTGACCGGCGGCACCGCGGCAGCCCCCGGACCGTTCTTCCCCGACCCGCCCGGCGGCGGCTGGCGCTGGCCGGTCCGCGCGAGCGTCGAGCCCCGTACGCCCGGCGCGCACGAGAAGGTCGTCCGGGTGCTGCTGTGGAACCGCGCTCCCGGAACCGGACCGTGGATCTTCGGCGTACCGCACGCCACCGAGGTCGCCACGCTGTCGCTCCCCGCCCTGCGCCTCGAAGGCATCACGGAGACCGTCGGCCCGGCCTCCGTCGCGGATCCGGGCCGACGCGTCCTCTACGGAGCGGCGGTGGTCCGCGACGGCGGCTGGACCTACGTCTTCGGCAGCGATGACCCGCCCTCGTCACCGGCCTCCAGCGCCTTTCTCGCGCGGGTCCCGGCCGGGCGGCTCGCGGACCGCGGCAGCTGGCGGTTCCGGGAGGGCGCCCACTGGCGGCGGCAGGCCGGGCGGGCCGGGCCGGTGCTGCGGGCCGGCGGCCGGCGCGGCGTCGGCAGCACCTTCACCGTCGTGCGCGACGGTCCGGCCTGGGTGCTGATCACCATGGACACCGGGGGAGACGGTGCGGCGGGGATGCGGGCGATCACCAGCTACTGGTCCTGCTCACCGCACGGCCCCTGGCACGGGCCGAACGGCCGCCTCACCCCGCCCCGCCCGCCTGCCCCCGACCCGCAGCATGTCGTCGTCTACAACCCCCAGATACACCCGGAATTCACAGCAAACGGGGAGTTTCTACTCAGCTACGACATCAATTGGCTCGGCCCGCCCGGCGTCCCGGCCGATCCCCGGGTCAACGGTGATGTGGACCTCTACCGCCCGCGATTCCTGCGCGCACGGATGGGGCCCGCCGGACGGTGA
- a CDS encoding LysR family transcriptional regulator — protein MDLLSLRYFREVARREHISRAAAELRVAQPSVSRTIARLEAELGVPLFDRQGRTIRLNPHGAAFLARVERALDELDDARREAADAAGLDDGSVAVAAETLLPLTELLAAFRAAHPGVTVRCFQSTPEVMQDQLRAREVDFCFGSQPLSGPGLGAVRLLHEEVLLAVPAGHPLAGRGRLTLAEVAEEPFITTRAGHWQRALLERLFTALGRRPVISCEGDEPGATHFLIAAGLGIGLMPSLARADLSRTPLAWLHLDTPDCVRTLSLVRREDSYLSTAAARFRDMAVAHFAERAQRTLPAGELGAGG, from the coding sequence ATGGACCTGCTGTCCCTGCGCTACTTCCGGGAGGTCGCGCGCCGAGAGCACATCAGCCGGGCCGCAGCGGAACTACGGGTGGCCCAGCCCTCGGTGAGCCGGACGATCGCCCGGCTGGAAGCCGAGCTGGGGGTGCCGCTCTTCGACCGGCAGGGCCGCACCATCCGGCTCAACCCTCACGGCGCCGCGTTCCTGGCCCGGGTCGAGCGTGCGCTGGACGAACTCGACGACGCCCGCAGGGAGGCGGCCGACGCCGCCGGGCTCGACGACGGCTCCGTCGCCGTCGCGGCAGAGACCCTGCTGCCCCTCACCGAGCTGCTGGCCGCATTCCGCGCCGCTCATCCCGGGGTCACCGTCCGGTGCTTCCAGTCCACGCCCGAGGTGATGCAAGATCAACTGCGGGCACGAGAAGTGGACTTCTGCTTCGGCTCGCAGCCGCTGTCCGGGCCCGGTCTGGGCGCGGTGCGGCTGCTGCACGAAGAGGTGCTGCTCGCTGTGCCGGCCGGTCATCCGCTGGCCGGCCGGGGCCGGCTGACGCTCGCCGAGGTCGCCGAGGAGCCCTTCATCACCACCCGGGCGGGCCACTGGCAACGTGCGCTGCTGGAGCGGCTGTTCACCGCGCTCGGGCGCCGTCCGGTCATCTCCTGCGAGGGCGACGAGCCGGGTGCCACACACTTCCTGATCGCGGCAGGCCTCGGGATCGGGCTGATGCCCTCGCTCGCCCGTGCCGATCTCTCCCGGACGCCGCTCGCCTGGCTGCACCTCGACACCCCCGACTGCGTACGGACGCTGAGCCTGGTCCGGCGCGAGGACAGCTATCTCTCCACGGCCGCCGCGCGGTTCCGTGACATGGCCGTGGCCCACTTTGCCGAGCGTGCGCAACGCACCCTTCCGGCCGGGGAGTTGGGCGCAGGAGGGTAG
- a CDS encoding lipoprotein has product MSAMNALNALRAPRARRRVLTGVLTGALAVVLTGTLAGALAGCGIAPTDVIDAGEPATGVRSPGQPEAEVQLFFYGPSGLRSATRRAKTPVDPEQAIEILMKGPNHAERMRGLSSVLPKFPGSLTADARAGSVEITLPINVKRLDSASLNQLVCTAANARVPGNRPPGEVTVTLVADSDRVGPMVCGGNNAFPIVEPSPTRTSPTAPNQTATGGTGTGPTGVAPGPTG; this is encoded by the coding sequence ATGAGCGCCATGAACGCCCTGAACGCCCTGCGCGCACCCCGGGCCCGGCGGCGGGTGCTGACCGGCGTGCTCACCGGTGCGCTGGCCGTGGTGCTCACCGGGACCCTGGCCGGTGCGCTGGCCGGCTGCGGTATCGCGCCGACGGATGTCATCGACGCCGGCGAGCCCGCCACCGGCGTGCGGTCACCGGGCCAGCCCGAGGCCGAAGTCCAGCTGTTCTTCTACGGACCGTCCGGTCTGCGCTCCGCGACCCGGCGGGCGAAGACACCGGTCGATCCCGAACAAGCCATCGAGATTCTGATGAAGGGACCGAATCACGCCGAGCGGATGCGCGGCCTGTCCAGCGTGCTGCCGAAGTTCCCCGGCTCGCTGACCGCCGACGCCCGTGCGGGCAGCGTCGAGATCACCCTTCCGATCAACGTCAAGCGGCTGGACTCCGCCTCGCTGAACCAGCTGGTGTGCACCGCGGCCAACGCGCGGGTGCCCGGGAACAGGCCGCCGGGGGAGGTCACCGTGACGCTCGTGGCCGACAGCGACCGTGTCGGACCCATGGTCTGCGGCGGCAACAACGCGTTCCCCATCGTCGAGCCGAGCCCGACCCGCACCAGCCCGACCGCCCCGAACCAGACCGCCACGGGCGGGACCGGCACAGGCCCGACGGGCGTGGCACCGGGCCCGACGGGCTGA